Proteins encoded within one genomic window of Cryomorphaceae bacterium:
- a CDS encoding DUF4296 domain-containing protein, protein MKHWLKVVPLVLVLACQSDRLESPPANALSKEHFITLMVDMHLVEAVVNQKYDLLSDTTGDVFGYYKAVFERHGTTHTDFDSTYNYYLRHPKLLLQVYEQVEDSLRKLSEDLVENEEKWQRKKGG, encoded by the coding sequence ATGAAGCACTGGTTGAAAGTCGTTCCGCTGGTGCTGGTGCTGGCTTGCCAGTCAGACAGGCTTGAATCGCCCCCCGCCAACGCACTGAGCAAGGAGCACTTCATTACCCTGATGGTAGATATGCACCTGGTAGAAGCCGTGGTAAACCAGAAATACGACCTTTTGAGCGACACCACCGGCGATGTATTTGGCTACTACAAAGCAGTTTTTGAGCGCCACGGTACCACCCACACCGATTTCGACTCAACCTATAACTACTACCTGCGTCACCCCAAACTCCTGTTGCAGGTGTATGAGCAGGTAGAAGACAGCCTCCGCAAACTCTCCGAAGACCTCGTAGAGAACGAAGAAAAGTGGCAGCGGAAGAAGGGGGGGTGA
- a CDS encoding dihydroorotase gives MALLIKNARIINEGRSYTGHVWIEGQRIREVYEGDAPAGFKGEEYDASGHWLMPGLIDDQVHFREPGLTHKADLYTESRAAVAGGITSFMEMPNTVPNTLTQELLQAKYNLAAEKSVANYSFFMGAGNDNLAEVLKTDPQQVCGVKVFMGSSTGNMLVDNRETLKNLFAECKMLIATHCEDEATIRANTERFRHEHGEDIPFRWHPIIRSAEACYKSSSMAVELAEKYGTHLHILHISTARETGLFRNDIPLEEKKITAEACTHHLWFSDADYDTHGARIKWNPAVKTADDRAAVRQAVIDGRIDVLATDHAPHTIEEKGKTYFEAPAGGPLVQHGLLALLDLCHQGVFSPELIVQRACHAPAIRFAVKDRGFIRPGYFADLVLVKPNSPETVEAGKLLYKCGWSPFEGHTFRSKVAATFVNGEQVYNGVRVNDEVRGMRLSFNR, from the coding sequence ATGGCACTACTGATTAAAAACGCGCGAATCATCAACGAAGGAAGGAGCTATACCGGCCACGTATGGATTGAAGGACAGCGTATTCGCGAGGTGTACGAAGGAGATGCTCCGGCAGGTTTTAAGGGCGAGGAATACGACGCTTCAGGCCACTGGCTCATGCCCGGACTGATTGACGACCAGGTGCATTTTCGCGAGCCGGGCCTTACCCACAAGGCCGATCTGTACACCGAGTCGCGTGCGGCTGTGGCAGGAGGCATCACATCGTTTATGGAGATGCCCAATACGGTTCCCAATACGCTTACACAGGAGCTCTTGCAGGCCAAGTACAATCTGGCGGCTGAAAAATCTGTGGCCAACTACAGCTTTTTCATGGGGGCGGGCAATGACAACCTCGCCGAGGTACTTAAAACCGACCCGCAACAGGTGTGTGGCGTAAAGGTGTTTATGGGCTCCAGCACCGGCAACATGCTGGTTGACAACCGCGAAACGCTCAAAAACCTTTTTGCCGAATGCAAAATGCTTATTGCCACCCACTGCGAAGACGAGGCCACCATTCGCGCCAATACCGAGCGATTCAGGCATGAGCACGGCGAAGACATTCCTTTTCGCTGGCATCCCATTATCCGCAGCGCAGAAGCCTGCTATAAATCCTCATCCATGGCTGTGGAGCTGGCCGAAAAGTACGGTACGCATCTGCACATTCTGCACATTTCCACCGCCCGCGAAACCGGGCTTTTCCGCAATGACATTCCGCTCGAAGAGAAAAAAATAACCGCCGAAGCCTGTACCCACCACCTGTGGTTTTCCGATGCCGATTATGACACCCATGGTGCGCGCATCAAGTGGAACCCAGCCGTAAAAACTGCTGATGACCGCGCGGCTGTTCGACAAGCAGTGATTGACGGCCGGATTGACGTACTCGCCACCGACCACGCGCCCCATACCATCGAGGAAAAAGGCAAAACCTATTTTGAGGCTCCCGCAGGCGGCCCGCTGGTTCAGCACGGATTACTCGCCTTGCTCGACTTGTGCCATCAAGGTGTTTTCAGTCCGGAACTCATCGTGCAGCGCGCCTGTCATGCGCCGGCCATCCGGTTTGCGGTAAAAGACCGCGGCTTTATCAGGCCCGGTTATTTTGCCGATCTGGTGCTCGTTAAACCCAATTCGCCCGAAACCGTAGAAGCAGGAAAACTGCTGTACAAATGCGGTTGGTCGCCTTTTGAAGGGCATACTTTCAGGAGCAAGGTGGCGGCAACTTTTGTAAACGGTGAGCAAGTGTACAACGGCGTTCGCGTAAACGACGAAGTGCGCGGTATGCGCCTGAGCTTTAACCGATGA
- a CDS encoding polyprenol monophosphomannose synthase yields MSNCLVIIPTYNEKENVERMLRKVFSLEKAFHVLVVDDGSPDGTADIVRKLQSEFANSLHLLERKGKQGLGTAYIAGFRWALERQYDFVFEMDCDFSHNPNDLLRLYDACSNGGADVAVGSRYVSGGKVANWPMGRILMSYFASLYVRMILWINIKDTTAGFKCYRRKVLENIGLDQVRFVGYAFQIEMKYRAIRKNFTVVEVPITFVDRQFGKSKMSTHIFKEAFWGVFQMRFTI; encoded by the coding sequence GTGTCCAACTGCCTGGTTATTATACCTACTTACAACGAAAAAGAAAACGTTGAGCGCATGCTTCGCAAGGTTTTTTCGTTGGAAAAAGCTTTTCACGTGCTGGTGGTTGACGACGGTTCGCCCGATGGAACGGCCGACATTGTGCGCAAACTTCAGTCAGAATTTGCCAATTCTTTACACTTGTTGGAACGCAAAGGAAAGCAAGGGCTTGGCACTGCCTATATTGCCGGTTTTCGCTGGGCCCTGGAGCGCCAGTACGATTTTGTGTTCGAAATGGACTGCGATTTCAGCCACAACCCCAATGACCTTTTGCGCTTGTACGACGCGTGCTCCAATGGAGGTGCCGACGTGGCCGTTGGAAGCCGCTACGTGTCTGGAGGAAAAGTGGCCAACTGGCCGATGGGGCGCATCCTGATGTCTTACTTTGCTTCGCTGTATGTGCGCATGATTCTGTGGATCAACATCAAAGACACCACCGCGGGTTTTAAGTGCTATCGGCGCAAAGTGCTCGAAAACATAGGTTTGGACCAGGTGCGTTTTGTGGGTTACGCCTTTCAGATTGAAATGAAGTACCGCGCCATCCGCAAGAATTTTACCGTGGTGGAAGTGCCCATCACCTTTGTGGACAGGCAGTTCGGCAAATCAAAAATGAGCACACACATTTTCAAGGAGGCCTTTTGGGGCGTTTTTCAAATGCGATTTACCATATAA
- a CDS encoding choice-of-anchor B family protein, whose translation MNTRFAFTALLLLLSTGLFSQDSQNVILLDNWQDDNLPTISHGIRYNEVWGFVHDGLEYAVIGSTMGTHIFRITDDDTFSEVAFVPGAFQGQVVHRDFHDYKGYLYGTCDQGTSTLQIIDLHLLPDTVELVYNSNELVTTAHNIFIDSTSALAYLAGPSGSPLRIISLEEPTQPTLVNNFFGPVSYVHDLYVRNDTAYLNAANQGLWVVNFADPLNPELLGSLTTYPDQGYNHSGWLSEDSQLYVFADENDGFEMKACDVSDLGNIEVLSTFASNISPNSVPHNLMLKDGIVYVSHYNDGLQIFDLNDPENPERIAWYDTFNGDISYSFNGAWGIYAFLPSGRLLISDRTSGLYLFRMDLTLSTAELKRESSLQVFPNPTSGPLTLRCDLAQITGLRIVNLAGQEVRSLNTTGLWRGDELLLDVGDLPRGLYVIEVRSETEVQHTRVLRY comes from the coding sequence ATGAACACTCGCTTTGCCTTTACCGCCCTGCTCCTGTTGCTCTCAACGGGCCTTTTTTCGCAGGACTCTCAAAACGTAATTCTGCTGGATAACTGGCAGGATGACAACCTTCCTACCATCAGCCACGGCATTCGTTACAATGAAGTATGGGGCTTTGTGCATGATGGTCTGGAATACGCTGTTATAGGTTCAACCATGGGCACCCATATTTTTCGGATTACCGACGATGACACTTTTAGCGAAGTGGCGTTTGTGCCGGGCGCGTTTCAAGGGCAGGTGGTGCACCGCGATTTTCACGACTACAAAGGCTACCTCTACGGCACCTGCGACCAGGGCACCAGCACCTTGCAGATTATTGACCTGCATCTGCTACCCGATACCGTTGAGCTGGTGTACAACTCCAATGAACTCGTGACCACCGCCCACAATATCTTTATTGACAGCACTTCAGCACTGGCTTACCTGGCAGGGCCCAGTGGGTCACCTCTCAGAATTATCTCGCTGGAGGAGCCCACCCAACCCACCCTCGTCAACAACTTCTTTGGTCCGGTAAGTTACGTACACGATCTCTATGTGCGCAATGATACCGCATACCTCAACGCCGCCAATCAGGGGCTTTGGGTGGTGAATTTTGCAGACCCGCTCAATCCCGAACTGCTCGGCTCACTCACTACTTATCCCGACCAGGGCTACAACCACAGCGGCTGGTTGTCCGAAGACAGCCAATTGTACGTGTTTGCCGACGAGAACGACGGATTTGAAATGAAGGCCTGTGACGTGTCGGACCTCGGCAACATAGAGGTGCTGAGTACGTTTGCATCCAATATTTCGCCCAACAGCGTGCCGCACAATCTCATGTTGAAAGACGGCATCGTGTACGTTTCGCACTATAACGATGGCTTACAGATTTTTGACCTTAACGACCCCGAAAACCCCGAGCGTATTGCCTGGTACGACACCTTTAACGGCGACATTTCCTACTCCTTCAACGGGGCGTGGGGCATCTATGCGTTTTTGCCTTCGGGGCGCCTGCTGATCTCTGACCGAACCAGCGGGCTGTATCTTTTCAGAATGGATCTCACGCTAAGCACAGCGGAGCTCAAGCGCGAATCGAGCTTGCAGGTGTTTCCCAATCCCACTTCGGGGCCGCTCACCCTGCGTTGCGACCTGGCGCAAATTACCGGCTTGCGCATAGTAAATCTCGCCGGGCAGGAGGTTCGGTCACTTAATACTACAGGTTTGTGGCGGGGCGATGAATTGCTGCTTGATGTAGGCGATTTACCGCGTGGTTTGTACGTGATTGAAGTGCGCTCGGAGACGGAGGTGCAGCACACGAGGGTGTTGCGGTATTAG